Proteins from a genomic interval of Medicago truncatula cultivar Jemalong A17 chromosome 3, MtrunA17r5.0-ANR, whole genome shotgun sequence:
- the LOC11434549 gene encoding calnexin homolog yields MVERKVIPIAIAVLFFFIASSSFVHASDEADDAIFYESFDEDFDSRWIVSEKEEYNGVWKHSKSEGHDDFGLLVSEPARKYAIVKELDEPVILKDGSVVLQFETRLQNGLECGGAYIKYLQPQESGWKPKGFDNESPYSVMFGPDKCGATNKVHFIFRHKNPKTGKYVEHHLKFPPSVPSDKLSHVYTAILKPDNELRILVDGEEKKKANFLSEEDFEPSLIPSKTIPDPDDNKPEDWDERAKIPDPEAVKPEDWDEDAPMEIIDEEAEKPEGWLDDEPEEIDDPEATKPEDWDDEEDGEWEAPKIENPKCETAPGCGEWKRPTKRNPAYKGKWSAPFIDNPAYKGIWKPQEIPNPEYFELEKPDFEPIAAIGIEIWTMQDGILFDNVLIAKDDKIAESYRETTWKPKFNIEKEKQKAEEEAAAESEGIAGYQKKAFDLLYKIADIPFLSGQKDKIIEIIEKGEKQPNLTIGILASVVVVFVTIFFRLIFGGKKPAKVEAKVEKKTNTERTETSQAGGENEDNKEKEETANAPRRRPKRDN; encoded by the exons ATGGTGGAACGAAAGGTTATCCCTATCGCTATCGCGGTGCTCTTTTTCTTCATTGCTTCCTCTTCCTTCGTTCACGCTTCCGATGAAGCTGACGATGCG ATCTTCTACGAATCGTTCGATGAGGATTTTGATAGCCGTTGGATTGTATCTGAAAAGGAGGAATACAATG GTGTCTGGAAGCATTCTAAGAGTGAGGGGCACGACGATTTTGGACTTCTTGTTAGTGAACCAGCAAGGAAGTACGCCATAGTTAAAGAACTTGACGAACCTGTCATTCTTAAGGATGGATCAGTTGTTCTTCAGTTTGAGACTCGCCTACAGAATGGCCTTGAATGTGGTGGTGCATATATCAAATATCTTCAACCCCAGGAGAGTGGTTGGAAACCCAAGGGATTTGACAACGAATCTCCATATTCTGTCATGTTTGGTCCAGACAAGTGTGGGGCAACAAATAAGGTTCACTTCATCTTCAGGCATAAGAATCCAAAGACCGGAAAGTATGTTGAACACCATCTCAAGTTCCCCCCTTCTGTCCCATCTGACAAACTATCTCATGTGTACACTGCCATTCTAAAGCCTGATAATGAGTTGAGAATTCTAGTTGACGGCGAGGAGAAGAAAAAGGCTAACTTCCTATCCGAGGAGGATTTTGAGCCTTCTCTTATCCCTTCCAAGACAATCCCTGATCCTGATGATAACAAACCCGAAGACTGGGACGAGAGAGCCAAGATTCCTGACCCAGAAGCTGTAAAGCCAGAGGACTGGGATGAGGATGCACCCATGGAAATTATCGATGAAGAAGCTGAGAAACCTGAAGGATGGCTGGACGACGAGCCAGAGGAAATAGATGACCCGGAGGCAACAAAACCTGAAGATTGGGATGATGAGGAGGATGGTGAATGGGAAGCTCCCAAAATTGAAAACCCAAAGTGTGAAACAGCCCCTGGTTGTGGTGAGTGGAAGAGGCCAACGAAGAGGAACCCAGCTTATAAGGGAAAATGGAGTGCCCCCTTCATTGATAACCCAGCTTATAAGGGTATATGGAAGCCTCAGGAGATTCCAAACCCAGAGTACTTTGAACTTGAGAAACCTGACTTTGAGCCTATTGCTGCTATTGGTATTGAAATTTGGACAATGCAGGACGGCATTCTATTTGATAATGTTCTTATAGCTAAGGATGATAAGATTGCAGAATCCTATCGTGAAACTACATGGAAACCCAAGTTTAACATTGAGAAAGAGAAGCAGAAGGCTGAAGAGGAGGCAGCAGCTGAGTCAGAGGGTATTGCTGGCTACCAG AAGAAGGCATTTGACCTCTTGTACAAGATCGCAGACATTCCCTTCCTGAGTGGCCAGAAAGATAAGATTATT GAAATCATTGAAAAGGGGGAGAAGCAACCAAATCTGACTATTGGAATTCTTGCATCCGTTGTGGTTGTTTTCGTAACAATTTTCTTTAGGCTCATATTCGGCGGGAAGAAACCT GCTAAGGTGGAGGCGAAGGTAGAGAAGAAGACCAACACAGAACGCACAGAAACTTCCCAAGCTGGTGGAGAGAATGAAGACAACAAAGAGAAGGAAGAAACAGCCAATGCTCCACGTAGGAGGCCAAAGCGAGACAATTGA
- the LOC11429691 gene encoding calcium-dependent mitochondrial ATP-magnesium/phosphate carrier protein 3 isoform X2, with product MDEEELARFVEHVDKDNNGTITFEEWRDFLLLYPHEATIENIYHHWERVYHVDIGDQAVIPEDISKHANRSKYFIAGGIAGATSRTATAPLDRLKVMLQVQTTRSSVVSAVTTIWKQDNIRGFFRGNGLNVVKVSPESAIKFYAFEMLKKVIGEAQGNNSDIGAAGRLLAGGVAGGIAQTAIYPMDLIKTRLQTCASEGGRAPKLGTLTKNIWVQEGPRAFYRGLLPSVIGMIPYAGIDLAFYDTLKDMSKKYIIHDSDPGPLVQLGCGTISGTLGATCVYPLQVIRTRLQAQPLNSSDAYKGMFDAFCRTFQHEGFRGFYKGLLPNLLKVVPAASITYMVYESMKKNLDLE from the exons ATGGATGAAGAGGAGCTTGCTCGCTTTGTGGAGCACGTTGACAAGGACAATAATGGAACTATCacttttgaagaatggagagaTTTTCTTCTACTTTACCCTCATGAAGCAactattgaaaatatatatcaCCATTGGGAGAGAGTCTACCATGTAGACATTGGAGACCAAGCTGTCATTCCTGAAGACATTAGCAAGCACGCTAACCGGAGCAAATATTTTATTGCTGGAGGAATAGCAGGTGCTACTTCACGTACTGCTACCGCACCTCTCGATCGTCTGAAGGTGATGTTGCAAGTTCAGACTACACGTTCTTCTGTTGTTTCCGCAGTTACGACAATATGGAAGCAAGATAATATAAGGGGATTTTTCCGAGGTAATGGATTGAATGTTGTGAAGGTATCACCAGAAAGTGCAATCAAATTCTATGCTTTTGAAATGTTGAAAAAAGTAATTGGAGAGGCTCAAGGGAACAATTCGGATATTGGTGCTGCTGGGAGGCTTTTAGCAGGTGGCGTGGCTGGTGGAATTGCGCAGACCGCAATTTATCCTATGGACCTTATCAAAACTAGGCTACAAACTTGTGCTTCTGAAGGTGGAAGGGCTCCTAAACTTGGAACCCTCACAAAGAATATATGGGTTCAAGAAGGACCTCGAGCTTTCTACCGAGGACTTCTTCCGTCTGTGATTGGCATGATTCCTTATGCTGGCATTGATCTTGCTTTTTATGATACCTTGAAAGATATGTCCaagaaatatattattcatgATAGTG ATCCTGGTCCTCTAGTACAACTAGGATGTGGGACAATTTCTGGAACTCTTGGAGCTACATGTGTCTATCCACTGCAGGTTATTCGTACTAG GCTTCAGGCACAACCTTTGAACAGTTCCGATGCTTATAAGGGAATGTTTGATGCATTTTGTAGAACTTTTCAGCATGAAGGCTTTAGAGGTTTCTACAAGGGACTCCTTCCAAATCTACTCAAAGTTGTGCCAGCTGCGAGCATTACTTATATGGTCTATGAAAGTATGAAGAAAAATCTCGATTTAGAGTAG
- the LOC11429691 gene encoding calcium-dependent mitochondrial ATP-magnesium/phosphate carrier protein 3 isoform X1 yields the protein MGGGSIKKKISKNISLDHVLEALGETKEEREIRIRSLFNFFDGGNNGYIDYIQIEKGLSALQIPAEYKYARELFMVCDANSDGRVDYNEFRRYMDDKELELYCIFQAIDVEHSGSILPEELWDALDRAGIEMDEEELARFVEHVDKDNNGTITFEEWRDFLLLYPHEATIENIYHHWERVYHVDIGDQAVIPEDISKHANRSKYFIAGGIAGATSRTATAPLDRLKVMLQVQTTRSSVVSAVTTIWKQDNIRGFFRGNGLNVVKVSPESAIKFYAFEMLKKVIGEAQGNNSDIGAAGRLLAGGVAGGIAQTAIYPMDLIKTRLQTCASEGGRAPKLGTLTKNIWVQEGPRAFYRGLLPSVIGMIPYAGIDLAFYDTLKDMSKKYIIHDSDPGPLVQLGCGTISGTLGATCVYPLQVIRTRLQAQPLNSSDAYKGMFDAFCRTFQHEGFRGFYKGLLPNLLKVVPAASITYMVYESMKKNLDLE from the exons ATGGGTGGTGGCAGTATCAAAAAGAAGatctcaaaaaacatttcactAGATCACGTGCTTGAGGCATTAGgtgaaacaaaagaagaaagggAAATTCGCATTCGAAGccttttcaatttctttgatGGAGGGAATAATGGGTACATAGATTATATTCAGATAGAGAAAGGGTTATCTGCATTGCAAATTCCAGCGGAGTATAAATATGCAAGAGAGCTTTTCATGGTTTGTGATGCTAATAGTGATGGTAGGGTTGATTACAATGAGTTTAGGAGATATATGGATGATAAGGAATTGGAACTTTATTGTATTTTTCAAGCTATTGATGTTGAACATAGTGGTAGTATTCTTCCTGAAGAGCTTTGGGATGCTCTTGATAGGGCTG GAATTGAAATGGATGAAGAGGAGCTTGCTCGCTTTGTGGAGCACGTTGACAAGGACAATAATGGAACTATCacttttgaagaatggagagaTTTTCTTCTACTTTACCCTCATGAAGCAactattgaaaatatatatcaCCATTGGGAGAGAGTCTACCATGTAGACATTGGAGACCAAGCTGTCATTCCTGAAGACATTAGCAAGCACGCTAACCGGAGCAAATATTTTATTGCTGGAGGAATAGCAGGTGCTACTTCACGTACTGCTACCGCACCTCTCGATCGTCTGAAGGTGATGTTGCAAGTTCAGACTACACGTTCTTCTGTTGTTTCCGCAGTTACGACAATATGGAAGCAAGATAATATAAGGGGATTTTTCCGAGGTAATGGATTGAATGTTGTGAAGGTATCACCAGAAAGTGCAATCAAATTCTATGCTTTTGAAATGTTGAAAAAAGTAATTGGAGAGGCTCAAGGGAACAATTCGGATATTGGTGCTGCTGGGAGGCTTTTAGCAGGTGGCGTGGCTGGTGGAATTGCGCAGACCGCAATTTATCCTATGGACCTTATCAAAACTAGGCTACAAACTTGTGCTTCTGAAGGTGGAAGGGCTCCTAAACTTGGAACCCTCACAAAGAATATATGGGTTCAAGAAGGACCTCGAGCTTTCTACCGAGGACTTCTTCCGTCTGTGATTGGCATGATTCCTTATGCTGGCATTGATCTTGCTTTTTATGATACCTTGAAAGATATGTCCaagaaatatattattcatgATAGTG ATCCTGGTCCTCTAGTACAACTAGGATGTGGGACAATTTCTGGAACTCTTGGAGCTACATGTGTCTATCCACTGCAGGTTATTCGTACTAG GCTTCAGGCACAACCTTTGAACAGTTCCGATGCTTATAAGGGAATGTTTGATGCATTTTGTAGAACTTTTCAGCATGAAGGCTTTAGAGGTTTCTACAAGGGACTCCTTCCAAATCTACTCAAAGTTGTGCCAGCTGCGAGCATTACTTATATGGTCTATGAAAGTATGAAGAAAAATCTCGATTTAGAGTAG
- the LOC11421284 gene encoding (+)-neomenthol dehydrogenase, with translation MGHKEKSRKDKRLQEISLLRTIPYSDHQRWWSKETIAVVTGGNRGIGFEISRQLADHGVTVVLTSRDASVGVESIKVLQEGGLDVHCHQLDILDSSSVNEFAEWLKEEYGGLDILVNNAGVNSNMGSDNSVENARKCIETNYYGTKRMIEAMIPLMKPSAAGGRIVNVSSRLGRLNGKRNRIENEELREKLSDVESLSEELIDETINNFLQQIEDGSWKTGGWPQTFTDYSVSKLAVNTYTRYMAKKLSDRPEGEKIYINCYCPGWVKTALTGYAGSVTVEQGADTGVWIALVPDQEITGKFFAERREINF, from the exons ATGGGTCACAAAGAAAAATCACGAAAAGATAAGAGATTGCAAGAAATATCCCTTTTGAGAACCATTCCTTATTCTGATCACCAGAG GTGGTGGTCCAAGGAAACTATTGCCGTGGTTACCGGTGGAAACCGAGGAATTGGTTTTGAGATTTCAAGACAACTTGCAGATCATGGAGTTACTGTTGTGTTGACATCAAGAGATGCTAGTGTTGGTGTTGAATCAATTAAGGTCTTGCAAGAAGGTGGTTTGGACGTCCATTGTCATCAACTTGATATATTAGATTCTTCATCCGTCAATGAATTTGCTGAATGGTTGAAAGAAGAATATGGTGGTCTAGATATTCTA GTAAATAATGCTGGTGTTAATTCGAACATGGGATCTGATAACTCAGTTGAAAATGCTCGTAAATGTattgaaacaaattattatGGGACCAAGAGAATGATTGAAGCTATGATTCCTTTGATGAAGCCATCTGCTGCCGGTGGTCGTATTGTTAATGTGAGTTCACGTTTGGGTCGTCTAAACGGTAAACGAAAT AGAATAGAAAATGAGGAATTGAGGGAGAAACTAAGTGATGTGGAATCTCTTTCAGAGGAACTAATTGATGAAACTATAAATaattttctacaacaaatagAAGATGGAAGTTGGAAAACAGGAGGGTGGCCTCAAACTTTTACTGACTATTCAGTATCAAAACTTGCAGTAAATACTTACACAAGATATATGGCAAAGAAGCTTTCTGATAGACCAGAGGGTGAAAAGATTTACATTAATTGTTACTGTCCTGGTTGGGTGAAAACTGCTCTAACAGGTTATGCAGGAAGTGTTACAGTTGAACAAGGGGCTGATACTGGAGTTTGGATTGCCCTTGTTCCTGATCAAGAGATTACAGGGAAGTTTTTTGCTGAAAGAAGAGAGATTAACTTTTAA
- the LOC11434550 gene encoding succinate dehydrogenase assembly factor 2, mitochondrial yields the protein MATIRKAVINVHRLINSNKSIITSSTKPFLHFRPPFAPFTSQSQSPVVINLSNEESKRRLFNRLLYRSKQRGFLELDLVLGKWVEDNIHKLDENRIKALIHVLDLENPDLWKWISGQEQPPESVDVNPVFAALRGKVMKNLDSHSAPETRATLGQPWVRGWDDIKKGRDAPASGNQ from the exons ATGGCGACTATAAGAAAAGCTGTTATCAATGTCCACAGACTCATCAACTCTAACAAAAGCATCATCACTTCTTCCACAAAACCCTTTCTCCATTTCAGGCCTCCTTTTGCCCCTTTCACGTCCCAATCTCAATCACCCGTAGTTATTAATTTATCTAACGAAGAATCCAAAAGGCGCTTATTTAACAG GTTATTATATAGAAGCAAACAACGCGGGTTTCTGGAACTGGACTTGGTTCTTGGCAAATGGGTAGAGGATAATATCCATAAATTGGATGAAAATCGGATTAAAGCTCTCATTCATGTCCTCGACTTG GAAAATCCAGATTTATGGAAGTGGATATCAGGACAGGAGCAACCCCCAGAATCAGTTGATGTAAACCCA GTCTTTGCTGCATTGCGGGGAAAAGTTATGAAAAACCTTGACAGCCATTCTGCTCCTGAAACTAGAGCAACACTTGGCCAGCCATGGGTAAGAGGTTGGGATGATATTAAGAAAGGCCGGGATGCTCCTGCATCTGGAAATCAATAG
- the LOC11434090 gene encoding uncharacterized protein At4g14100 produces MASAIEHIFTVTALLSVVLFSHSAAEPVPAAWPEQFHSVLFMNRSGSLQKLDLWYDWPNGRNFNIIQDQLNDVVDYDLEWTNGTSFMYTLHPSDRHCKVVHVEVGILRPNWLDGATYLGQEQVDNFLCNVWEKVDFIVYYEDVLTRRPVKWIFYTGYTAHVMTFEVGAVLEDAQWQAPEYCFNQTENMLESATVRGDSFGSLMRGKVDAAAA; encoded by the exons ATGGCCTCTGCAATAGAACACATCTTTACAGTAACGGCACTACTCTCCGTCGTTCTCTTCTCTCACTCGGCGGCGGAGCCTGTTCCGGCAGCTTGGCCGGAGCAGTTTCATTCCGTACTATTCATGAACAGAAGCGGATCCCTACAGAAATTGGACTTATGGTACGACTGGCCCAACGGTCGAAACTTCAATATCATCCAAGATCAACTCAATGATGTTGTAGATTACGACCTTGAATGGACCAATGGAACCTCCTTCATGTACACTCTCCATCCCTCCGACCGCCACTGCAAGGTTGTCCATGTTGAAGTTGGTATCCTCCGTCCTAATTGGCTTGACGGTGCTACCTATTTGGGTCAAGAACAAGTTGATAATTTCCTATGTAATGTTTGGGAGAAAGTTGATTTCATTGTGTATTATGAAGATGTTCTCACTCGAAGGCCTGTTAAGTGGATCTTCTACACGG GCTATACTGCTCATGTGATGACATTTGAGGTTGGAGCAGTGCTTGAGGATGCGCAATGGCAGGCTCCTGAATACTGTTTCAATCAGACTGAGAATATGTTAGAATCTGCTACTGTTCGTGGCGATTCTTTTGGAAGTCTGATGAGAGGCAAAGTCGATGCTGCTGCTGCATAG
- the LOC11423081 gene encoding uncharacterized protein At4g14100: MKLRAAMASEIEQLSRIFLYVNLFSLSASYSMAEPIPAVWPEQFHALMFMNKSGVLQKVDLWYDWPNGRNFNIIQNQLNDVVVYDLEWTNGTSFIYTLHPSDRHCKVVHFPVGILCPNFLDDATYLGQEHVDNFLCNVWTKVDFIVYYEDVLTRRPVKWFFYSDGGYTAHVMTFEVGAVLEDPHWQAPIYCFNQTEIIIIESTTVHEDFGSLMRGEVDAAAA; this comes from the exons ATGAAACTTAGAGCAGCCATGGCCTCTGAAATAGAACAACTATCTAGGATATTCCTATATGtcaatctcttctctctctcgGCTTCATATTCGATGGCTGAGCCAATTCCGGCTGTTTGGCCAGAGCAGTTTCATGCCTTAATGTTCATGAACAAGAGCGGAGTCCTGCAAAAAGTGGACTTATGGTACGACTGGCCTAACGGTCGAAACTTCAACATCATCCAAAATCAACTCAATGATGTCGTCGTTTACGACCTCGAATGGACCAACGGTACCTCCTTCATCTACACTCTCCATCCCTCAGACCGCCATTGCAAGGTTGTCCACTTTCCTGTCGGTATTCTCTGTCCTAATTTTCTTGACGACGCTACGTATTTAGGTCAAGAACATGTTGATAATTTCCTTTGTAATGTTTGGACGAAAGTTGATTTCATTGTGTACTATGAAGATGTTCTCACTCGTAGACCTGTTAAGTGGTTCTTCTACTCAG ATGGAGGATATACTGCTCATGTGATGACATTTGAGGTTGGAGCAGTGCTTGAGGATCCGCATTGGCAGGCTCCTATATACTGCTTCAATCAGACtgagataataataatagaatcCACTACTGTTCATGAGGATTTTGGGAGTTTGATGAGAGGCGAAGTTGATGCTGCTGCTGCATAA
- the LOC11425570 gene encoding chromophore lyase CRL, chloroplastic: MCKESESESDSNGWNRAQGLALKALLLLGGALLVKRLRKSTTRWDHTHLVTQSLTGEKYSKDQASRDPDNYFNIRMLTCPAAELVDGSNVLYYEQAFWRSPQKPFRQRLLMTKPCPKELKCDVELSTYAIRDMEEYKNFCDRPKDQRPQPEEVIGDIGEHLTTIHLKRCSRGKRCLYEGSTPPEGFPNSWNGATYCTSELAVMKNNEIHTWDRGYDDDGNQVWGQKEGPYEFKPAPTSCFNDTFSPLNFPPPPSMDRRIEGSFVLQE; this comes from the exons aTGTGTAAGGAATCCGAATCCGAATCCGATTCCAATGGATGGAACCGTGCTCAAGGTTTAGCACTCAAAGCTCTCTTACTCCTCGGTGGCGCTCTTCTCGTCAAGCGTCTCCGTAAGTCCACCACTCGCTGGGACCATACTCATTTAGTCACTCAATCCCTCACCGGCGAAAAG TATTCCAAGGACCAAGCTTCTAGAGACCCTGATAACTATTTCAATATTAG AATGCTTACATGTCCAGCTGCAGAGCTAGTTGATGGTTCAAATGTCCTATATTATGAGCAG GCTTTTTGGAGGAGTCCACAGAAACCCTTTCGCCAG AGGTTGTTAATGACCAAACCTTGTCCAAAAGAGTTGAAATGTGATGTTGAG TTAAGTACATATGCCATCAGAGACATGGAGGAATACAAAAATTTCTGTGATCGGCCAAAGGATCAGCGCCCACAACCAGAGGAAGTCATTGGG GATATTGGAGAGCATTTGACAACAATACATCTTAAGCGTTGTTCACGTGGAAAACGCTGCTTATATGAAGGTTCAACCCCACCCGAAGGATTTCCTAATTCATGG AATGGAGCAACCTACTGTACTTCAGAGCTTGCTGTTATGAAGAACAATGAGATACACACCTGGGATCGGGGTTATGACGACGATGGAAATCAA GTTTGGGGACAAAAAGAAGGCCCTTACGAGTTCAAGCCTGCACCAACCTCCTGTTTTAATGATACATTTTCGCCCTTGAATTTTCCCCCTCCACCGTCCATGGATAGAAGAATAGAGGGTTCATTTGTTTTGCAAGAATGA